In a genomic window of Methanoregula sp. UBA64:
- a CDS encoding oligosaccharyl transferase, archaeosortase A system-associated produces MIPPVFKERRNYLIAGLVVFFALFALWLRLLPGLSTGTTDIMSLVAMDDPFYNLRQVELILAHFPGYDWFDPMSCYPHGTVVYWGPLFPTIIATGCLITGAATRPEIIGTALLATPLFAAAIVVLMYYVGRFFGDWKTGLLASGFTAAVSGQFYTVSLYGYIDHHIAEVLFSTLFCLLYGYALVTARDAAIDLNQIAVQKKVLFLSFVAGIGYLLGLFVMPTMILFALIAGVYTVVQFVTDAYRGHRTEYLLVVNGIVFVTASVGLLIFGIKDPALNLSTYSIGHIYAYLGLVAGTILLYLFSRYLAGKNRWYFPAALAGCAVAGAAVLLVAVPQIYGLLIASLFNFFGQAPVTQTVLEARGWSLENAWSSFNYGLILFAGGFLVLAWKNFRNIRPHQVFLLAWSAVIFFATWQHVRYEYYLAINIALLSAVLVGFAAEEAWPAVRRAIGAARNSRDAGPNDGSIPLEGRKKTPKKAKKAAAGTAASDYPVLGFFAVAVLIAVLFTGTSVYDIYSSASLGGIRLDPDWEESLAWMGNNTPDPGVQYLGVYDQTTFAYPAQSYGVMSWWDYGHMITYIAKRIPNANPFQAGVSGPDGAAAFFVTTSEETADTIRDHDGIRYVVTDILMDTGKFPAMATWYNQTLAEMPYMPTMYVPDPSTAGRYEPAMLYTGDYYLTMVSRLQNFDGSMTNASGCIYIEYADGKTANASLPVITGAVPMDNSTAAGERAQEYNRNAPAGHHAGVIGVSIAKPAVTVPALRHYRLVHESPTNVFGSGTPDIKYVKVFEYVSGAHIRGTGVIELPLVANTGRNFTYRQESINGEFVVPYATGGSTGGVTATGNYRIQGTGKEYAVPEEAVVQGLTVP; encoded by the coding sequence ATGATTCCTCCCGTTTTCAAAGAACGCCGGAACTACCTGATTGCCGGCCTTGTTGTGTTTTTTGCCCTCTTTGCCCTCTGGCTGCGCCTGCTTCCCGGTCTCTCGACCGGGACCACGGACATCATGAGCCTGGTGGCCATGGACGATCCCTTCTACAACCTGCGGCAGGTCGAACTGATCCTTGCCCACTTCCCGGGGTACGACTGGTTCGACCCGATGTCCTGTTACCCGCATGGCACGGTGGTCTACTGGGGCCCGCTCTTTCCCACGATCATCGCCACCGGCTGCCTGATCACCGGGGCTGCCACGCGTCCTGAGATTATCGGGACTGCCCTCCTTGCCACCCCGCTTTTTGCCGCCGCGATTGTCGTGCTCATGTACTATGTGGGGCGGTTTTTTGGCGACTGGAAGACCGGCCTCCTTGCATCGGGATTTACCGCGGCCGTCTCCGGGCAGTTTTATACGGTCTCTCTGTACGGGTACATCGATCACCATATTGCCGAAGTACTCTTCTCGACCCTGTTCTGCCTGTTGTACGGTTATGCACTGGTAACGGCCCGCGACGCTGCCATCGATCTAAACCAGATCGCAGTGCAGAAAAAAGTCCTCTTTTTGTCGTTTGTCGCCGGCATCGGGTACCTCCTGGGCCTCTTTGTCATGCCGACCATGATCCTCTTTGCCCTGATCGCGGGAGTGTACACGGTCGTGCAGTTCGTAACCGATGCGTACCGCGGGCACCGGACAGAATATCTCCTCGTGGTCAACGGCATTGTTTTTGTTACTGCTTCTGTGGGCCTGCTCATTTTCGGGATCAAGGACCCGGCACTGAACCTTTCGACCTATTCCATCGGGCATATCTATGCATATCTCGGTCTTGTCGCGGGAACGATACTTCTCTATCTTTTCTCCCGGTATTTAGCCGGGAAAAACCGATGGTATTTCCCTGCCGCGCTTGCCGGCTGCGCAGTTGCCGGCGCAGCAGTCCTTCTTGTCGCCGTCCCGCAGATCTACGGCCTGCTCATTGCTTCGCTCTTTAACTTTTTCGGCCAGGCACCGGTTACGCAGACCGTTCTTGAGGCCCGGGGCTGGTCGCTTGAAAATGCATGGAGTTCGTTCAACTACGGGCTGATCCTCTTTGCCGGTGGATTTCTCGTCCTTGCGTGGAAAAATTTCCGGAATATCCGCCCGCACCAAGTCTTTCTCCTTGCATGGTCTGCGGTGATCTTTTTTGCCACCTGGCAGCACGTGAGGTACGAGTATTACCTCGCCATAAACATCGCGCTGCTCTCCGCTGTCCTTGTGGGATTTGCCGCAGAAGAGGCATGGCCGGCCGTGCGCCGGGCCATCGGGGCTGCACGGAATTCCCGTGATGCGGGACCAAATGATGGCAGTATTCCTTTGGAAGGCCGTAAGAAAACACCGAAAAAAGCAAAAAAGGCTGCCGCAGGGACTGCCGCATCCGATTACCCGGTGCTCGGGTTTTTTGCAGTGGCAGTCCTTATCGCAGTACTCTTTACCGGTACTTCGGTGTATGACATCTATTCCAGTGCCTCCCTGGGGGGCATACGGCTCGATCCCGACTGGGAGGAATCGCTTGCCTGGATGGGCAACAACACGCCGGACCCGGGCGTACAGTACCTCGGAGTGTACGATCAAACGACCTTTGCGTACCCCGCACAGTCGTACGGCGTCATGTCGTGGTGGGACTACGGGCACATGATCACGTACATTGCAAAAAGGATCCCGAATGCAAACCCGTTCCAGGCCGGGGTGTCAGGGCCTGACGGGGCAGCGGCCTTCTTTGTCACTACCTCTGAAGAAACGGCGGACACGATCCGCGATCACGACGGGATCAGGTACGTGGTCACGGATATCCTGATGGATACGGGCAAGTTCCCGGCAATGGCAACGTGGTATAACCAGACCCTTGCCGAAATGCCATACATGCCCACGATGTACGTCCCGGACCCGTCCACTGCCGGCAGGTACGAACCCGCAATGCTCTATACCGGCGATTATTACCTTACCATGGTCTCCCGGCTTCAGAATTTCGACGGTTCGATGACAAATGCATCCGGGTGCATCTACATTGAATATGCCGACGGGAAGACTGCAAATGCATCGCTGCCGGTCATCACCGGGGCAGTACCGATGGATAATTCTACTGCCGCGGGAGAACGGGCCCAGGAGTACAACAGGAATGCCCCGGCCGGGCACCATGCCGGTGTTATCGGAGTCTCGATCGCAAAGCCCGCAGTGACCGTCCCTGCCCTCCGTCATTACCGTCTCGTCCACGAATCGCCGACCAATGTGTTTGGTTCCGGTACTCCCGATATAAAATATGTCAAGGTTTTTGAATATGTCAGCGGGGCGCATATCCGGGGGACAGGGGTCATCGAGCTGCCACTTGTCGCCAACACCGGCCGGAACTTCACGTACCGTCAGGAGAGCATAAACGGCGAATTTGTCGTGCCCTATGCAACGGGCGGGAGCACCGGCGGGGTTACGGCAACCGGAAACTACCGGATCCAAGGCACCGGAAAAGAATATGCCGTGCCGGAAGAGGCAGTTGTACAGGGGCTGACGGTACCCTAA
- a CDS encoding PrsW family glutamic-type intramembrane protease yields the protein MDLILYAAYFLPLFILVMFIGRINAKFFLFFAWGIVAAIPVYLLEPVLFGAAAVEMPPVLVSLTITPVIEEFFKALPLLFLALPAAKLRDREILLYALASGIGFSIIETGLVASPNLLAVLTHSFSTALMHACTCGIIGYGIVLAGHFDRRAFMALMLGFYSLAVTIHALYNLLGSAYFGTAGFCIDLVFPVLLFFLLLLCYKTDIHALITSGKKA from the coding sequence ATGGACCTGATACTGTACGCGGCATACTTCCTCCCCCTGTTCATCCTGGTCATGTTCATCGGGAGGATCAATGCGAAGTTCTTCCTCTTTTTTGCCTGGGGGATCGTTGCCGCGATACCGGTGTACCTTCTCGAACCGGTCCTTTTCGGGGCAGCGGCAGTCGAGATGCCCCCGGTGCTCGTCTCGCTGACAATCACGCCGGTAATCGAGGAATTTTTTAAAGCCCTGCCCCTGCTCTTCCTCGCGCTGCCGGCAGCAAAACTGCGCGACCGTGAGATCCTCTTATACGCGCTCGCATCGGGGATCGGGTTTTCCATCATCGAAACGGGCCTCGTTGCCTCGCCCAACCTGCTCGCCGTCCTCACCCACTCGTTCTCGACCGCACTCATGCACGCATGTACCTGCGGGATCATCGGGTACGGGATCGTCCTTGCCGGGCACTTCGACCGCAGGGCATTTATGGCACTCATGCTCGGGTTTTACAGCCTTGCGGTGACCATCCACGCTCTTTACAACCTGCTCGGAAGCGCGTACTTTGGCACGGCCGGCTTCTGTATCGATCTGGTCTTCCCGGTCCTGCTCTTCTTTTTGCTGCTCCTCTGCTACAAGACCGATATCCACGCGCTCATTACCTCCGGTAAAAAAGCGTGA
- a CDS encoding MFS transporter encodes MAPFSLLPDPATKAGQHIIVATVSLASLLGALDMSIVNITVPTIDKTWQIPVGVGSLIIISYMLTITGLILFMGKLGDRYGFRKLFLWGLVLFGTGSFLCGISPDVTTLILSRILQGAGAAMFSAIGPAVITTYLPPSVRGRSLGFLIAMSAVGFAIGPGLGGFISQYAGWRWAFFVNLPIVVVALAMSWYCIPSATGDIKHKPLNYLGPALFVIAIILVLSAFSFYQVPGTPDAVLAGLFAAGCVVGGIFVLRERNNPDPLINPALVHNRDFRLAVVTCFIITTLFSGVTYLMPIYLINSRHLDQFLAGLIMTAPALLSIIVAPAAGSLADRHGSLLISIIAVGLAAAGFLIFFTFNPLTLVVVIIAGMIVTRVSTAAFFGPNARLIMGHCPPDSVGDGSGVMMTVRHVGMVFGIAFFQSVFAIRMYMEGIPRDGTPLVNKLTPALSVLGYQAVYLTAFVLCVLVIFIIRATKDVPNPKDGAEEIIADSPL; translated from the coding sequence ATCGCGCCGTTCTCACTGCTCCCGGACCCGGCAACAAAAGCCGGCCAGCATATTATCGTTGCCACGGTCTCCCTTGCCTCGCTCCTTGGCGCTCTCGATATGAGCATTGTCAACATCACGGTCCCCACCATCGACAAGACCTGGCAGATCCCGGTGGGGGTCGGCTCGCTTATCATCATCTCCTACATGCTCACGATCACCGGCCTCATCCTCTTTATGGGAAAACTGGGGGACCGGTACGGTTTCCGGAAGCTTTTCCTCTGGGGCCTCGTGCTCTTTGGCACCGGATCGTTCCTGTGCGGGATCTCGCCCGATGTCACGACGCTGATTCTCTCGCGGATCCTCCAGGGTGCCGGCGCCGCCATGTTCTCTGCGATCGGCCCGGCCGTCATCACCACCTACCTCCCACCCTCGGTCCGGGGCCGGTCGCTCGGGTTTCTGATCGCAATGTCGGCCGTGGGGTTTGCCATCGGCCCGGGCCTTGGCGGGTTCATCTCCCAGTACGCCGGCTGGCGCTGGGCGTTCTTTGTCAACCTCCCTATCGTGGTCGTTGCCCTTGCCATGAGCTGGTACTGCATCCCGTCCGCCACCGGGGATATCAAACACAAGCCGCTCAACTACCTGGGCCCGGCGCTCTTTGTCATCGCGATCATCCTTGTCCTCTCGGCATTCTCCTTCTACCAGGTGCCGGGAACGCCGGACGCGGTCCTTGCCGGGCTCTTTGCTGCCGGCTGCGTGGTGGGGGGGATCTTTGTCCTGCGCGAGCGCAACAACCCCGACCCCCTCATCAACCCGGCGCTCGTGCATAACCGGGACTTCCGGCTTGCGGTCGTGACCTGTTTTATCATCACCACGCTTTTCTCCGGCGTCACATACCTCATGCCCATCTACCTCATCAACTCCCGGCACCTCGACCAGTTCCTTGCCGGCCTTATCATGACCGCGCCGGCACTCCTCTCGATCATCGTTGCCCCGGCTGCCGGGAGCCTTGCCGACCGGCACGGGAGCCTGCTCATCTCGATTATTGCCGTCGGCCTTGCAGCTGCGGGCTTTTTGATCTTTTTCACGTTCAACCCGCTCACGCTGGTCGTGGTCATTATTGCCGGGATGATCGTGACACGCGTCTCGACCGCCGCGTTCTTCGGGCCCAATGCACGGCTGATCATGGGCCACTGCCCTCCCGATTCGGTGGGCGACGGGTCAGGTGTGATGATGACGGTCCGGCACGTGGGGATGGTCTTTGGGATCGCGTTCTTCCAGAGCGTCTTTGCGATCCGCATGTACATGGAAGGGATTCCCCGTGACGGGACGCCGCTCGTAAACAAGCTCACCCCGGCGCTCTCGGTTCTCGGCTACCAGGCAGTCTACCTGACCGCATTTGTTCTCTGCGTGCTGGTGATCTTCATCATCCGCGCCACAAAGGATGTCCCGAATCCAAAAGACGGGGCAGAAGAAATTATCGCCGATTCGCCGCTCTGA
- a CDS encoding ArsR/SmtB family transcription factor, with amino-acid sequence MAQKVPVPVPAPEEEIIILEPGKERAQNIVKAISHQNAGDLMQLLSTEGPLRLSEIAERLGLSTNAAKYHVENLMNAGLIEISNTRYSVKGKKMKVYRLKNQVFIVAPSMSSGSDLRAALLKYATLCGVFICSFAVILFQPFVTVVTEPAGPLSGSLQTAGSLPPAYVSTLPEAALVVAAIITILAFAGFELLEYWKRRQLIAG; translated from the coding sequence ATGGCTCAAAAGGTCCCGGTACCGGTTCCCGCACCGGAGGAGGAGATCATCATCCTCGAACCGGGCAAGGAAAGGGCACAGAATATCGTAAAAGCGATATCGCACCAGAACGCGGGGGATCTCATGCAGCTGCTCTCGACAGAAGGCCCCCTGCGCCTCTCCGAGATCGCCGAACGGCTCGGTCTCTCGACCAATGCCGCAAAGTACCATGTGGAGAACCTCATGAATGCGGGGCTTATCGAGATCTCCAATACCCGGTACAGCGTCAAGGGCAAGAAGATGAAAGTCTACCGGCTCAAAAACCAGGTCTTCATCGTAGCGCCTTCGATGTCGTCGGGTTCCGACCTGCGGGCGGCGCTGTTAAAATATGCAACGCTCTGCGGCGTTTTTATCTGCTCGTTTGCCGTGATCCTGTTCCAGCCGTTTGTAACCGTGGTAACCGAACCGGCCGGGCCGCTCTCGGGCTCCCTCCAGACTGCCGGGTCGCTTCCCCCGGCGTACGTCTCCACGCTGCCGGAAGCCGCGCTCGTTGTCGCTGCCATCATCACCATCCTTGCCTTTGCCGGCTTCGAACTCCTTGAATACTGGAAACGCCGGCAGCTGATCGCAGGATAA
- a CDS encoding sensor histidine kinase: MSGIVPDIPVIINLVFSLIIVLLSIWGYTKIRKFTPLYFGFAYTLFSISHFLLLTQADSSPGSLFFFLRIGGYGCVVIGLFAILSDVIHLQDVERELTRSKDRLAATFDQAAVGIAEIGEGDQIVSANRRFSEILGYPATGIPSDLMTLTAPNDRRDTSAAIAAVMHGTLPGYSGELACRKNDGTEVTCQAFISPVRGDANRPAYAILVIEDISLRKKAQTDLARLTGQLEQRVIERTAELALANETLVSEVAQRSRAEERLQASLSEKDVLIKEIHHRVKNNLQVIISLLYLQEKKTPDPVCSAALMDSQTRIKSMALIHENLYKSGDLTSIDFDRYLRNLAGNLMVAYGVDRAGIRVTTDARDLIVTITTAIPLGLIANELISNALKYAFTGTGQGGEIVLTGRKDENGITLVVRDNGKGIPKDFDWENAESLGFNLVLMLARQLKGTVRLNRENGTEFTITVPARGK, from the coding sequence ATGAGCGGGATCGTCCCTGACATACCCGTTATCATCAACCTTGTCTTTTCCCTCATCATCGTTCTCTTAAGCATCTGGGGATATACGAAAATCCGTAAATTCACGCCCCTGTACTTCGGTTTTGCGTACACGCTCTTTTCGATCTCCCATTTCCTGCTCCTCACGCAGGCCGACAGTTCCCCGGGAAGCCTGTTCTTTTTTTTAAGGATCGGCGGGTACGGCTGTGTCGTGATCGGCCTCTTTGCCATCCTTTCGGATGTCATCCATCTCCAGGACGTGGAACGCGAACTTACCCGGAGCAAGGACCGGCTCGCGGCAACCTTTGACCAGGCTGCGGTAGGAATAGCCGAGATTGGAGAAGGAGACCAGATCGTCTCTGCCAACAGGAGGTTCTCAGAGATCCTCGGGTACCCGGCAACGGGAATACCGTCAGACCTCATGACGCTCACCGCACCCAATGACCGGCGCGACACCAGTGCGGCAATCGCCGCCGTCATGCACGGGACCCTGCCCGGGTATTCCGGCGAACTGGCATGCCGGAAAAACGACGGGACAGAGGTCACCTGCCAGGCATTCATCTCCCCGGTCCGGGGAGACGCGAACCGCCCGGCCTATGCTATTTTGGTTATCGAAGATATCTCGCTCCGGAAAAAAGCGCAAACCGATCTCGCCAGGCTGACCGGACAGCTCGAACAGCGCGTCATCGAACGCACCGCCGAGCTCGCGCTTGCAAACGAGACGCTCGTCTCCGAGGTTGCGCAGCGGTCCCGGGCAGAAGAGCGCCTCCAGGCCTCGCTCTCTGAAAAAGACGTGCTCATCAAAGAGATCCACCACCGGGTAAAAAACAACCTCCAGGTGATAATCAGCCTGCTCTACCTCCAGGAGAAGAAGACACCGGATCCCGTGTGCAGCGCAGCGCTCATGGACAGCCAGACACGGATCAAGTCCATGGCGCTCATCCACGAGAACCTGTACAAATCGGGCGACCTGACCTCGATCGACTTCGACCGGTACCTGCGTAACCTTGCCGGCAACCTCATGGTAGCCTACGGGGTAGACAGGGCGGGAATCCGGGTCACCACGGATGCCCGGGACCTCATCGTCACGATAACGACGGCAATCCCGCTCGGCCTCATTGCAAACGAACTCATCTCGAACGCGCTGAAGTACGCGTTTACCGGGACCGGGCAGGGCGGCGAGATCGTACTGACCGGGAGAAAAGACGAGAACGGGATCACGCTCGTGGTCCGGGACAATGGTAAGGGAATACCCAAAGATTTCGACTGGGAGAATGCAGAATCGCTCGGTTTTAACCTGGTTCTCATGCTCGCGCGCCAGCTCAAAGGGACCGTCCGGCTCAACCGGGAGAACGGGACGGAATTTACCATCACCGTTCCCGCCAGGGGGAAATGA
- a CDS encoding response regulator, which produces MTMEPRDRPRILIVEDELIVAENLKVVLTGMGYTIIPPAGNSDEALARAAEHLPDLILMDIVLEDSPLDGIETAKKIRLADDVPVIFVTAYADDKTLARVKDMQPYAYILKPFNERELAFAIELALHRHRLDAEIKKRDNLLLAISFATEWYLRRKNMIPVDDPRYEKNLQTGILEILEHVGFAVHAASVCIFRMNPGREGRTGATVQYLWIDPGISGKKTVSLSGTESLVFTSRLWSSLLGSGNTIAGDVKKFPDTERRFFEDRGINSIAVLPLFKNDALWGFVGFSDTGEREWATSEIEALQIAGNLIGAVLV; this is translated from the coding sequence ATGACCATGGAACCGCGGGACCGGCCACGGATACTGATTGTCGAAGACGAACTGATCGTTGCAGAGAACCTCAAAGTGGTCCTGACCGGCATGGGATACACAATCATTCCCCCGGCCGGAAACAGCGACGAGGCACTGGCGCGGGCCGCAGAACATCTCCCGGATCTCATCTTAATGGATATCGTTCTGGAAGATTCGCCGCTCGATGGTATAGAGACCGCAAAAAAGATCCGGCTCGCTGATGACGTACCGGTGATCTTTGTCACTGCGTATGCCGATGACAAAACGCTCGCGCGGGTAAAGGACATGCAGCCGTACGCATACATCCTCAAGCCGTTCAATGAGCGGGAACTCGCTTTTGCCATCGAACTGGCACTCCACCGCCACCGGCTCGATGCGGAGATAAAAAAGCGCGACAACCTGCTGCTTGCCATCAGCTTTGCCACCGAATGGTACCTGCGCAGGAAAAACATGATCCCGGTGGACGACCCGCGCTATGAAAAGAACCTCCAGACAGGAATCCTCGAGATCCTCGAACACGTCGGGTTTGCCGTCCATGCAGCAAGCGTCTGTATCTTCCGGATGAACCCCGGGCGGGAAGGACGTACCGGGGCAACGGTCCAGTACCTCTGGATCGATCCCGGGATCAGCGGGAAGAAAACCGTCTCGCTCTCGGGCACCGAGTCGCTGGTGTTTACCTCGCGGTTGTGGAGTTCTCTTCTGGGCAGCGGGAATACGATCGCAGGCGATGTGAAAAAGTTCCCCGATACGGAACGCCGGTTCTTTGAGGACCGGGGCATTAATTCCATCGCGGTCCTGCCGCTTTTCAAAAACGATGCCCTCTGGGGCTTCGTGGGGTTCTCCGATACCGGCGAGAGGGAATGGGCAACAAGCGAGATCGAAGCGCTGCAGATCGCCGGGAACCTGATAGGAGCGGTGCTCGTATAA
- a CDS encoding heparan-alpha-glucosaminide N-acetyltransferase domain-containing protein has product MEDPPVPVSGQYGTGRSHGGICRIAAGGRGNTAVSRDRSVDLLRGCAIVLMIGANTVPYLLLSPAPGIFRLLASLAAPLFILLSGMMVALSVTRKKYGWGHFFVRGGLVLAVAAVLDAAVWGFVPFLGMDVLYLIGIALPLTYLFLQGGETIRRALIAGIFCSGPVFWYFFGYTAQPIQIPVALAAGSLGSITPGMVAGSWLFSGWFPVIPWLGFAFLGAELGVIRWRGGETRSFATPKTAMLALGCICCGTALWTFFSGPHFVRFGYIEIFYPATPGFCIGMAGLILALFGSADLFSRMARYFDPLLAMGECSLALYIIHITIIAGVIAPAGIRLAPLPFLICTGVFIAAMCGIAYLLRYVRKGPLHRLRVIRFLTG; this is encoded by the coding sequence ATGGAGGATCCCCCGGTACCGGTCAGCGGGCAGTACGGCACGGGACGATCGCACGGGGGAATTTGCAGGATCGCGGCCGGCGGCAGGGGAAATACCGCGGTGTCCCGCGATCGCTCCGTTGACCTCCTCCGAGGGTGCGCCATCGTGCTGATGATCGGGGCAAATACGGTCCCGTACCTCCTCCTCTCCCCGGCCCCGGGGATATTCCGGCTCCTTGCCTCGCTTGCCGCCCCGCTCTTTATTCTCCTTTCCGGGATGATGGTCGCGCTCTCGGTGACCAGAAAGAAGTACGGCTGGGGCCATTTTTTTGTGCGGGGCGGGCTTGTCCTTGCGGTTGCGGCGGTACTTGACGCAGCGGTCTGGGGATTTGTCCCGTTTTTGGGAATGGATGTCCTCTACCTGATAGGAATTGCGCTGCCGCTGACGTACCTTTTCCTCCAGGGCGGGGAAACGATCCGCCGGGCCCTCATTGCCGGGATCTTCTGTAGCGGCCCGGTATTCTGGTACTTCTTTGGCTATACGGCCCAGCCGATCCAGATCCCGGTTGCCCTTGCGGCAGGAAGCCTTGGCAGTATCACGCCGGGCATGGTGGCCGGTTCCTGGCTGTTTTCGGGCTGGTTCCCGGTCATTCCCTGGCTGGGTTTTGCGTTCCTCGGTGCAGAGCTGGGTGTAATCCGCTGGCGCGGGGGAGAGACCCGCTCCTTTGCAACGCCAAAAACGGCAATGCTCGCCCTCGGCTGCATCTGCTGCGGTACCGCACTCTGGACGTTCTTTTCCGGCCCGCATTTTGTCCGGTTCGGGTATATCGAGATCTTCTACCCCGCAACGCCCGGTTTCTGCATCGGTATGGCCGGCCTTATTCTCGCGCTGTTCGGCAGTGCCGATCTCTTCTCCCGCATGGCCCGGTATTTCGATCCGCTCCTTGCCATGGGGGAATGTTCCCTTGCCCTGTATATCATCCACATCACGATAATTGCCGGCGTGATTGCGCCTGCCGGGATCCGTCTTGCCCCGCTCCCGTTCCTGATCTGTACAGGGGTCTTTATCGCGGCTATGTGCGGCATTGCGTACCTTCTCCGGTACGTCCGGAAGGGGCCGTTGCACCGGCTGCGGGTTATCCGGTTTTTAACAGGATAA
- a CDS encoding amino acid permease — MDFEKFCRHPVFKKKPIDPAGQPDRTLKRTLSSFDLVMLGIGAIIGMGIFVLSGIVAGLHAGNALPLSFVLAGIACLFAALCYAEFASMVPVAGSAYTYCYITLGEIWAWIIGWDLILEYGLAVSAVAIGWSGYFNAFLLSVGIVIPPALLSPPGAGGGLVNLPAVLVVLALSLLLIRGTKKSARINAAIVIIKIAVILLFIILGLFSLNPANWTPFLPPAGWLGVFSGAAIIFFAFTGFDAVVTAAEETKNPQKSLPVGLIGSLAVCIILYVILGIVLTGVVPVAEFAGTGAMNAPIPYALEHMGVTWGVAVISIGALCGMTSVILVMLFGQSRIFFAMSRDGLLPAVFSEVHGTTDTPVKVILVTGILTACIAGFFPLQIVAELVNMGTLAAFAIVAAGVLLLRVQRPDIERPFSCPGTPYIPLLCIGSCAFLIFNLNRLAHFMFIVWLSIGLVVYFLYGMHRNASRNGRVSCGTGAPAPVPAPEIVLPVLPPLSRTTETTENM; from the coding sequence ATGGACTTTGAGAAATTCTGTCGTCACCCAGTCTTTAAGAAAAAACCGATCGATCCGGCCGGGCAGCCCGATCGTACCCTTAAACGCACGCTCAGTTCCTTCGATCTGGTCATGCTCGGTATCGGTGCGATCATCGGGATGGGGATCTTTGTGTTGTCCGGCATCGTTGCCGGCCTCCACGCAGGTAACGCGCTCCCCCTTTCGTTTGTCCTTGCCGGGATCGCCTGTCTCTTTGCGGCTCTCTGTTATGCTGAATTCGCGTCCATGGTCCCGGTTGCGGGAAGCGCCTATACCTACTGCTACATCACGCTCGGCGAGATCTGGGCATGGATCATCGGCTGGGACCTAATCCTCGAATACGGTCTTGCCGTCTCCGCAGTTGCCATCGGCTGGTCGGGCTACTTCAATGCATTTCTTCTCTCGGTCGGGATCGTTATCCCCCCGGCCTTATTGAGCCCGCCCGGGGCCGGCGGGGGGCTGGTCAACCTCCCGGCAGTCCTCGTCGTCCTTGCCCTGTCCCTCCTCTTAATCCGGGGGACAAAAAAGAGTGCGCGGATCAATGCCGCTATCGTTATTATCAAGATCGCCGTCATCCTGCTCTTTATCATACTCGGCCTCTTCTCCTTAAACCCGGCCAACTGGACCCCGTTTCTGCCCCCGGCCGGCTGGCTCGGGGTCTTCTCGGGCGCAGCCATCATCTTTTTTGCCTTTACCGGGTTCGATGCCGTGGTGACCGCTGCCGAAGAGACAAAAAACCCGCAAAAAAGTCTCCCGGTCGGGCTCATCGGGTCTCTTGCCGTCTGCATCATCCTCTATGTCATCCTCGGGATCGTCCTGACCGGTGTTGTCCCGGTCGCCGAATTTGCCGGAACCGGCGCAATGAACGCTCCCATCCCCTATGCGCTCGAACACATGGGCGTGACCTGGGGCGTTGCGGTCATCTCGATCGGTGCGCTTTGCGGGATGACCTCGGTCATTCTTGTGATGCTCTTTGGCCAGAGCAGGATCTTCTTTGCCATGTCGCGCGACGGCCTTCTCCCTGCGGTCTTCTCAGAAGTCCACGGCACGACCGACACCCCGGTAAAAGTGATCCTTGTCACTGGCATTCTCACGGCATGCATTGCCGGGTTTTTCCCGCTCCAGATCGTTGCCGAGCTTGTCAACATGGGGACGCTTGCAGCATTTGCCATCGTTGCCGCCGGGGTCCTCCTGCTCCGGGTCCAGCGCCCCGATATCGAGCGGCCGTTTTCCTGTCCCGGAACCCCGTACATCCCGCTGCTCTGCATCGGGAGCTGCGCGTTTCTCATCTTCAACCTCAACCGGCTCGCTCATTTCATGTTTATTGTCTGGCTCAGTATCGGTCTCGTGGTCTATTTCCTCTACGGGATGCACCGGAACGCAAGCCGGAACGGCCGGGTCTCCTGCGGTACCGGTGCCCCGGCACCGGTCCCCGCCCCGGAGATTGTGCTTCCGGTCCTGCCCCCGCTTTCCCGGACTACGGAAACGACCGAGAACATGTGA